A genomic region of Pogoniulus pusillus isolate bPogPus1 chromosome 35, bPogPus1.pri, whole genome shotgun sequence contains the following coding sequences:
- the SLC31A2 gene encoding protein SLC31A2 gives MQMSFYFSDTAVLLFDFWSVHSPTGMVLSVLVILLLSMLYEAIKMGKALLLRRALLALPHSLSQESLVEPEEGDPGSTQGRWFGYHVGQTLFHVVQVVLGYLVMLAVMSYNAWIFLGAILGSTLGYFLVYPLLGRG, from the exons ATGCAG ATGTCCTTCTACTTCTcggacacagcagtgctgctctttgACTTCTGGAGCGTCCACAGCCCCACAG GGATGGTGCTCTCAGTGCTGGtgatcctgctgctctccatgctTTATGAAGCCATCAAGATGGGCAAGGCCCTGCTGCTGCGgcgggcactgctggcactgccccacagcctcagccaggagTCACTGGTGGAGCCAGAGGAGGGGGACCCTGGCTCTACACAGGGCAG GTGGTTTGGGTACCACGTTGGGCAGACGCTGTTCCACGTGGTGCAGGTGGTGCTGGGCTACCTGGTGATGCTGGCTGTCATGTCCTACAATGCCTGGATCTTCCTGGGGGCCATCCTGGGCTCCACACTGGGCTATTTCCTGGTGTACCCCCTGCTTGGTCGGGGCTAG